In Treponema denticola, one genomic interval encodes:
- a CDS encoding PASTA domain-containing protein yields MGLDNISDSIEGNGKLIVITSLVMLLFFVLISTIVFFMSVKTADQVLVPNIEGEKFEDAVLKLQVKELYPRLQLRFSDNPEDAGKVLEQSPPAGTIVKAGKRINIVVSSGAVLDRVENYVGKTLSEVQQHFASLFTAGRKQLISIKEPVMYKASSIPAGTILEQNPSPDTQISEEILIEFIVSKGPENEKVSVPNMEDFKLNDIYSAIAQNKLSFKIKAEVNSSIDSPVVISQSEPADSSVDAYSQVELGMQFPESTEKVIYGVYSPILPKYPYPVKVVVDAVYPDGKRTELISFNHQGGKCDIPYGLPQGTVLVLTVLDKQVQMFEVKQ; encoded by the coding sequence ATGGGACTTGATAATATTTCAGACAGTATAGAGGGTAACGGAAAACTAATAGTTATTACCTCTTTGGTAATGCTTTTGTTTTTTGTTCTTATTTCTACAATAGTGTTTTTTATGTCGGTAAAAACAGCCGATCAAGTTTTGGTTCCTAATATTGAAGGTGAAAAATTTGAAGATGCCGTTCTTAAACTTCAGGTCAAAGAACTCTATCCCCGTCTTCAATTAAGATTTTCAGATAATCCCGAAGATGCAGGAAAAGTTTTAGAGCAAAGTCCTCCTGCAGGAACTATTGTTAAAGCCGGTAAACGAATAAATATCGTGGTAAGCAGCGGAGCCGTTCTTGACAGGGTAGAAAATTATGTGGGTAAAACCTTATCGGAGGTACAACAGCATTTTGCTTCTCTTTTTACTGCAGGACGAAAACAGCTGATTTCCATAAAAGAACCGGTTATGTATAAAGCAAGTTCAATTCCTGCCGGTACGATTTTAGAGCAAAATCCTTCTCCCGATACTCAGATTTCGGAAGAAATTTTAATAGAATTCATAGTGAGCAAGGGACCTGAAAACGAAAAAGTGTCCGTTCCCAATATGGAAGACTTTAAGCTTAACGATATTTATTCTGCAATAGCTCAAAACAAGCTTTCTTTTAAAATAAAAGCCGAGGTTAACTCTTCTATAGATAGCCCTGTTGTTATAAGTCAAAGTGAACCGGCTGATTCCTCTGTAGATGCTTACTCTCAAGTTGAATTAGGTATGCAATTCCCCGAATCTACCGAAAAAGTAATCTATGGTGTTTATTCGCCTATTCTACCCAAATATCCTTATCCTGTAAAAGTTGTCGTAGATGCCGTATATCCTGACGGAAAAAGAACTGAACTTATAAGTTTTAACCATCAGGGAGGAAAATGCGATATTCCTTACGGACTTCCCCAAGGAACGGTTCTTGTTCTTACCGTATTAGACAAACAGGTTCAAATGTTTGAAGTAAAACAATAG
- the rpiA gene encoding ribose-5-phosphate isomerase RpiA produces the protein MDMSELKKKIAYHAIDTLFSEGKIFDGMKIGLGTGSTAMPAVHHLAQLLSSGKLKKVYAVPTSFQTSIECEKLGVPIYSLSSQKIGGSLDLAIDGADEIDPDKNLIKGGGAALLREKIIAYNSKEFVVIADERKKVKSMGKGFALPIEIIPEALLSISKTLEAQGIEVVLREGIKKMGPVVTDNGNFIIDIRWPETADVDPKALEESLNKITGVVENGFFTKNTPRVFIVYQDGNIEDI, from the coding sequence ATGGACATGTCAGAACTTAAAAAAAAGATTGCCTATCATGCAATCGACACTCTTTTTTCCGAAGGGAAAATTTTTGACGGAATGAAGATAGGACTCGGCACAGGCTCGACGGCAATGCCGGCTGTACACCATCTCGCCCAATTATTGTCGTCAGGTAAGTTAAAAAAAGTATATGCCGTACCTACAAGTTTTCAAACCTCTATTGAGTGTGAAAAACTAGGTGTTCCTATTTATTCTTTAAGCTCCCAGAAAATCGGCGGAAGCTTAGATCTTGCCATAGACGGAGCAGACGAAATCGATCCCGATAAAAACCTAATCAAGGGAGGAGGCGCCGCCCTCCTCAGAGAAAAAATAATAGCATATAACTCAAAAGAATTTGTCGTCATTGCCGATGAAAGAAAAAAAGTTAAATCTATGGGAAAAGGCTTTGCCCTTCCGATAGAAATTATACCTGAAGCACTCTTAAGCATTTCAAAAACCCTTGAAGCTCAAGGCATCGAAGTAGTTCTGCGTGAAGGCATAAAAAAAATGGGGCCTGTTGTTACCGACAACGGAAACTTTATCATTGATATAAGATGGCCTGAAACCGCCGATGTAGATCCCAAGGCCTTGGAAGAAAGTTTAAACAAGATTACCGGTGTAGTAGAAAATGGTTTCTTTACAAAAAATACTCCAAGGGTTTTTATCGTATACCAAGATGGAAATATAGAAGATATATAG
- a CDS encoding type I 3-dehydroquinate dehydratase — translation MSTKVCLVLTEKTIEKNLSALEKYKKFIDLAELRVDYLNQSEILYLRNFPERAGIPCILTVRRKSDGGNFTGGEGARMTIFARGLAYASSDPIKNFAYIDLESDFESSGIEEAARTFDIKIIRSLHSKLPVKNIVKTIEGLIRFETDIPKLAFIANSINDVSELFKASKRIKNELYILSVMGTYGLSSRILSKQLNSQIVYTFTPEYIKKNKLEKELIDPETLENLYGFSKINNQTNIYGIIGNDVNTSLSPAIHNKGFKRKGINSVYIPISAVSSKEALDFANLLNIKGLSVTAPFKSEIIPQINSLSEASKFIGAVNTLINENKKWFGYNTDVEGFQQSLMEFLNEKDLHSYKVAIIGAGGAARAVAEVISSLHGKACIFNRTAEKAKNIAEKYKFKWALLDPINIKQLHAFSELIIQTTNAGMEPNIDIDPLNFYTFTGKEKVFDLIYRPETTKLLKRARAAGCQVCNGYKMLEYQAYHQFKAFAGKEYL, via the coding sequence ATGTCTACAAAGGTCTGTCTTGTTTTAACCGAAAAAACAATAGAAAAAAATCTTTCCGCACTGGAAAAGTATAAGAAATTTATAGATCTTGCAGAGCTTCGCGTAGATTATCTTAATCAAAGCGAGATTCTCTATTTAAGAAATTTCCCTGAACGGGCCGGAATCCCATGTATCTTAACCGTCAGGAGAAAATCTGACGGCGGAAACTTTACGGGGGGAGAAGGTGCAAGGATGACAATCTTTGCACGAGGCCTGGCCTATGCAAGCTCCGACCCGATAAAAAATTTTGCTTATATCGATTTGGAAAGCGACTTTGAGTCATCGGGAATCGAAGAAGCGGCAAGAACCTTTGATATTAAAATAATAAGAAGCCTTCACAGTAAGCTTCCGGTAAAAAATATTGTAAAAACCATAGAAGGCCTAATCCGTTTTGAAACCGACATTCCTAAATTGGCCTTTATTGCAAATTCCATAAACGATGTTTCAGAACTTTTTAAAGCTTCAAAACGGATAAAAAATGAACTGTATATCTTATCGGTTATGGGCACCTACGGTTTAAGCTCCCGTATTTTATCAAAGCAATTAAATTCCCAAATTGTTTATACATTTACTCCGGAATATATAAAGAAAAATAAACTTGAAAAAGAACTCATAGATCCTGAAACTTTAGAAAACTTATATGGCTTTTCAAAAATTAATAACCAGACAAATATCTATGGAATTATAGGCAATGATGTAAACACAAGTTTAAGTCCTGCAATTCACAATAAAGGTTTTAAAAGAAAAGGTATTAATTCGGTTTATATTCCCATATCGGCAGTCTCATCAAAAGAGGCCTTGGATTTTGCAAATCTTCTCAATATAAAAGGTCTTTCGGTTACGGCCCCTTTTAAAAGTGAGATTATACCTCAAATAAATTCCTTATCCGAAGCCTCTAAATTTATCGGAGCCGTAAATACTCTGATAAACGAAAACAAAAAATGGTTCGGCTATAATACCGATGTTGAAGGTTTTCAACAATCTTTAATGGAATTTTTAAATGAAAAAGATTTACACTCTTATAAGGTTGCAATTATCGGAGCCGGAGGAGCAGCTAGAGCTGTTGCAGAAGTAATAAGCTCTCTCCATGGAAAAGCCTGTATCTTTAACCGTACGGCCGAAAAAGCTAAAAACATAGCCGAAAAATATAAATTTAAGTGGGCTCTATTGGATCCTATAAATATAAAACAGCTTCATGCTTTTTCGGAACTTATAATTCAAACAACAAATGCAGGCATGGAGCCTAACATAGATATCGACCCTCTTAATTTTTATACATTTACAGGAAAAGAGAAAGTATTTGACTTAATCTATAGACCTGAAACCACTAAGCTATTAAAAAGAGCAAGAGCTGCAGGATGTCAAGTTTGTAACGGCTATAAGATGCTGGAATATCAAGCCTATCATCAGTTTAAAGCTTTTGCAGGAAAGGAGTATTTATAA
- a CDS encoding SPOR domain-containing protein, which produces MEQKKILWIVFFISLFALIIFGVGLYLYAPFRNKSTMTAAQISDLGKIEADKTDTSVDPLQWTRNPDSIPPLESESPTLVNIANNITVVNGEGQTGTTETSINVSDLTNTQKDEKTASLPENLAANLNTNQESEKRTSDTETQTPPPAKTANQNTGVASVKGVSSNTVQKPKTENKAPQKTEKPAVKTSPAQKTVSTLYWVQTASLTSRLNAEAARDTLTSKHMKAEIFTKETATGLTHRVRVGPFKNKTEAEYWLKKIKEIKGFEGSYVTQDRKKS; this is translated from the coding sequence ATGGAACAGAAAAAAATTTTATGGATAGTATTTTTTATTTCGTTGTTTGCTTTAATTATATTCGGTGTAGGTTTATATCTATATGCTCCATTCCGTAATAAAAGCACCATGACTGCGGCACAAATATCCGATTTAGGCAAAATAGAAGCAGACAAAACGGATACAAGCGTTGATCCTCTTCAATGGACACGAAATCCAGACTCAATTCCTCCGCTTGAATCCGAGTCCCCTACCCTTGTAAATATTGCAAACAATATAACCGTTGTAAACGGTGAGGGCCAAACCGGAACGACAGAAACCTCAATAAATGTAAGCGATTTAACGAATACTCAAAAAGATGAAAAAACGGCAAGTTTACCGGAAAATCTTGCTGCAAATTTAAACACAAACCAAGAAAGCGAGAAAAGAACGTCCGATACCGAAACACAAACTCCTCCTCCTGCAAAAACTGCTAATCAAAATACGGGCGTAGCTTCAGTAAAAGGTGTAAGCTCAAATACGGTTCAAAAACCTAAAACTGAAAATAAGGCTCCTCAAAAAACGGAAAAACCTGCTGTAAAAACAAGCCCTGCTCAAAAAACGGTTTCCACACTGTACTGGGTTCAAACAGCTTCTTTGACAAGCCGCTTAAATGCAGAGGCAGCAAGAGATACCCTCACCTCAAAACACATGAAGGCGGAAATCTTTACCAAAGAAACAGCAACGGGTCTTACCCACCGAGTCAGAGTCGGTCCATTTAAAAACAAAACCGAGGCCGAATATTGGCTTAAAAAAATAAAAGAAATTAAGGGCTTTGAAGGAAGTTATGTAACCCAAGACCGAAAAAAAAGCTGA
- the coaE gene encoding dephospho-CoA kinase (Dephospho-CoA kinase (CoaE) performs the final step in coenzyme A biosynthesis.), protein MDSVLNSRQSRQSLDAPLEPILIGLSGPSCSGKNTASAILQDYGFYCIDADVVSRKVFIEHEKEILNLFQAEAEKRGINLKNKKGIDKKAFALLVFSDEGLLKKHEAFILPIIEEKIWEEIKMAFTEKPERPILLNAPTLHKTSLIKKCLFILYIDAPFILRLIRAKKRDRLPLKNIRLRFSKQKKFFSQYFFLNADTIVVKNFWSSAGLKKKLLQEVQKRGF, encoded by the coding sequence ATGGATAGTGTTTTAAACAGCAGGCAAAGCCGGCAAAGCCTCGATGCGCCCTTAGAACCGATTTTAATAGGGCTTTCAGGGCCTTCTTGTTCGGGTAAAAACACGGCAAGTGCTATTTTACAAGACTACGGGTTTTATTGTATTGATGCCGATGTAGTTTCAAGAAAAGTTTTTATAGAGCATGAAAAAGAAATTTTAAATCTCTTTCAAGCCGAGGCCGAAAAACGAGGCATAAATTTAAAAAATAAAAAGGGCATCGACAAAAAAGCCTTTGCCCTCTTGGTCTTTTCGGATGAAGGACTTTTAAAAAAACATGAAGCCTTTATTCTCCCGATAATCGAAGAAAAAATATGGGAAGAAATTAAAATGGCATTTACCGAAAAACCTGAGCGCCCCATTCTTTTAAACGCCCCTACCCTTCACAAGACTAGCCTTATAAAAAAATGTCTCTTTATATTGTACATAGATGCTCCTTTTATTTTAAGGCTCATAAGGGCAAAAAAAAGGGACAGGCTGCCTTTAAAAAATATTCGGTTAAGATTTTCAAAACAAAAGAAATTCTTTTCTCAATACTTTTTTTTAAATGCCGATACAATAGTAGTAAAGAACTTTTGGTCTTCTGCAGGTTTAAAAAAAAAGCTATTGCAGGAAGTTCAAAAAAGAGGTTTTTGA
- the polA gene encoding DNA polymerase I translates to MKDTIYVLDAYGLIYRSYFAFISRPLTNSKGENVSAIFGFFKSLHSIFTEYNPKLFVTALDSLTPTFRHEMYKEYKATRDKTPDDLHAQIDKIEEILKTFKLPAVRCNGFEADDVIASIAALAEKEGRECVIISGDKDLMQLVSKTTTMLKPGKIKAWEGFDAENVKEEWGVYPAGMLDLLSLIGDSADNVPGIKGVGPKTAVKLLEEYKTLDGIYANTGNLKGALKTKIEEGKESAYFSKELIRLRFDVPVEKDLNAYSTSQMDYEAAARLFISEELPNIAKLYSEKIIAEKALSKHEKNTPSSKENLKQETGLFENSEQTSPEMLPQELGTGEEISLPQNKGDYKLVDEAEELFKIVDEALKQGLAAYDCETTSEDPLNAEVCGFSLALKEGEAYYFPLKAPCPELGEEAPKLIAFKDAQRAVTKLFDSKMTLIMHNGKFDIQAALSSKLASSISASLFDTMIAAWLLDPARSSYGMDKLAESILGVKTIRFKDLVKTGQNFSDIPLKEACPYAAEDADITFRFYKKFLPLLKKNNLEKLFFDLEMPITKLLTEMEIKGIFLKGEELTAYSKELGKELEDCEKDIYRLVGHEFNIASPKQLQEVLFEERKLPPGKKTKTGYSTDTSVLENLASEDPVPAKILDYRALAKLKSTYTDTLPKMTDKNGRIHTSFIQTGTATGRLSSRDPNLQNIPIRGNEGRKIREAFQAEKGRVLISADYSQIELVILAHLSKDQNLVEAFNKGIDVHAKTASLIFAVDINDVSQDMRRIAKTINFGVMYGMSAFRLASSLRIPRKRADEFIKAYFATYSGVSGFMANVCQEAEQRGYVETIMGRRRYLPAINSKNKVEKAGAERIAVNTPIQGTAADIVKLAMLEADKALKKQKLDASILLQVHDELIIEAAESEKEKVMSIVKEKMEGVIKLSVPLRVSIESGMSWGEFH, encoded by the coding sequence ATGAAAGATACAATCTATGTTTTGGATGCCTATGGGCTTATTTACCGCTCTTATTTTGCCTTTATTTCAAGACCTCTTACAAACTCTAAGGGCGAAAATGTTTCGGCTATCTTCGGCTTTTTTAAAAGCCTTCATTCCATATTTACAGAATATAATCCTAAACTCTTTGTTACTGCCCTCGATTCCCTTACACCCACTTTTAGACACGAGATGTACAAAGAATACAAGGCTACAAGGGATAAAACGCCCGATGACCTACATGCGCAAATCGACAAAATAGAAGAAATTTTAAAAACATTTAAACTGCCTGCAGTCCGCTGTAACGGCTTTGAGGCCGATGATGTAATAGCTTCAATAGCCGCCCTTGCAGAAAAGGAAGGCAGGGAATGTGTGATTATTTCGGGCGATAAGGATTTAATGCAGCTTGTTTCAAAAACCACGACAATGCTTAAACCGGGGAAGATTAAGGCTTGGGAGGGCTTCGATGCCGAAAACGTAAAAGAAGAATGGGGCGTTTATCCCGCCGGAATGTTAGACCTTCTTTCCCTTATAGGCGACAGTGCCGACAATGTTCCCGGCATAAAGGGGGTCGGCCCGAAAACAGCCGTAAAACTCCTTGAAGAGTACAAAACCCTCGACGGCATCTACGCAAATACAGGAAACTTAAAAGGGGCTTTAAAAACAAAAATAGAAGAAGGAAAGGAATCGGCTTATTTTTCTAAAGAGCTTATAAGGCTCCGCTTCGATGTTCCAGTCGAAAAAGACTTAAACGCCTACTCTACTTCGCAAATGGATTATGAGGCGGCCGCCCGTCTTTTTATAAGCGAAGAGCTTCCCAATATTGCAAAGCTATATTCCGAAAAAATAATTGCCGAAAAAGCTCTGTCTAAACATGAAAAAAATACTCCATCTTCAAAAGAAAACTTAAAACAAGAGACAGGCCTTTTTGAAAATTCTGAACAAACTTCTCCCGAAATGCTCCCTCAAGAATTAGGAACAGGAGAAGAAATCTCCCTTCCTCAAAACAAGGGCGATTACAAACTTGTAGACGAAGCGGAAGAACTTTTTAAAATAGTAGACGAAGCCTTAAAACAGGGGCTTGCAGCCTATGACTGTGAAACCACAAGTGAAGATCCCCTAAATGCGGAAGTCTGCGGATTCTCCCTTGCCCTAAAAGAAGGAGAGGCCTATTATTTCCCCTTAAAGGCACCATGTCCCGAACTTGGAGAGGAAGCTCCAAAACTCATAGCCTTTAAGGATGCCCAAAGGGCCGTAACAAAGCTCTTTGACTCGAAGATGACTCTCATAATGCATAACGGCAAATTCGACATTCAAGCAGCCCTTTCATCAAAACTTGCAAGCAGCATTTCGGCAAGTCTTTTTGATACAATGATAGCCGCATGGCTTTTAGACCCTGCCCGCTCTTCTTACGGAATGGATAAACTTGCAGAAAGTATTTTAGGCGTAAAAACCATAAGGTTTAAAGACCTTGTAAAGACGGGACAAAACTTTTCGGATATTCCCTTAAAAGAAGCCTGTCCTTATGCTGCAGAAGATGCCGACATAACATTCCGCTTTTATAAAAAATTCTTACCCCTCTTAAAAAAGAATAATCTGGAAAAACTTTTTTTTGACCTCGAAATGCCTATCACAAAACTTTTAACCGAGATGGAAATAAAGGGCATCTTTTTAAAGGGCGAAGAACTTACTGCCTACTCAAAAGAATTGGGAAAAGAACTTGAAGATTGCGAAAAGGATATTTACCGCCTCGTAGGCCATGAGTTTAATATAGCCTCGCCTAAACAACTTCAAGAAGTCTTATTTGAAGAAAGAAAACTGCCCCCCGGCAAAAAAACTAAGACGGGTTATTCTACGGATACTTCGGTTCTTGAAAACCTTGCTTCGGAGGATCCCGTACCTGCAAAAATCTTGGATTACAGGGCTCTTGCAAAGTTAAAATCCACATATACCGATACCCTTCCCAAGATGACGGACAAAAACGGAAGAATCCATACAAGTTTTATTCAAACCGGAACAGCTACAGGCCGCCTTTCAAGCCGAGACCCCAATTTGCAAAATATCCCCATACGCGGAAACGAGGGGCGGAAGATAAGGGAAGCCTTTCAAGCGGAAAAGGGGCGGGTTCTTATTTCTGCAGATTATTCGCAGATTGAGCTTGTAATCCTTGCCCATCTTTCAAAAGATCAAAACCTAGTAGAAGCCTTTAATAAGGGAATAGATGTTCACGCCAAGACTGCAAGCCTAATCTTTGCCGTAGACATAAATGATGTAAGTCAGGATATGAGACGCATAGCAAAGACCATAAACTTCGGCGTAATGTACGGAATGAGTGCCTTCCGCCTCGCTTCTTCTTTAAGAATTCCCCGCAAAAGAGCTGATGAGTTTATAAAGGCTTATTTTGCCACCTATTCCGGTGTATCCGGCTTTATGGCAAATGTGTGTCAAGAAGCCGAACAAAGAGGCTATGTAGAAACCATAATGGGAAGAAGACGTTATCTTCCGGCTATAAACAGCAAAAACAAGGTAGAAAAGGCCGGAGCCGAACGCATTGCAGTAAACACCCCGATTCAGGGCACAGCCGCCGATATAGTAAAACTTGCAATGCTCGAAGCCGATAAGGCCTTAAAAAAACAAAAACTTGATGCCTCCATCCTTTTGCAGGTTCATGATGAGCTTATAATAGAGGCCGCCGAATCTGAAAAGGAAAAAGTCATGTCCATCGTAAAAGAAAAAATGGAAGGCGTAATAAAACTTTCGGTACCCTTAAGGGTAAGTATAGAATCGGGAATGAGCTGGGGAGAGTTCCACTAA
- a CDS encoding type II toxin-antitoxin system RelE/ParE family toxin: protein MPRTYFKNLSGTKIYECRIEFGGNIYRILGQFYQGYFLLLKNGFQKKTQKTPKNEIELCNKRMADQIERGVKYE, encoded by the coding sequence GTGCCTAGAACTTATTTTAAGAATTTGAGTGGTACAAAAATATATGAATGCAGAATAGAATTTGGAGGAAATATATATAGAATTTTAGGCCAGTTTTATCAAGGTTATTTTCTTTTATTGAAAAATGGATTTCAGAAAAAAACACAAAAAACACCTAAAAATGAAATAGAATTGTGTAATAAAAGAATGGCAGATCAGATTGAAAGAGGGGTAAAGTATGAGTGA
- a CDS encoding helix-turn-helix domain-containing protein, with amino-acid sequence MSDLEEYIAERKKRDVEFAEDFEIGYERFKIGAIIKEMRLEQGMTQEQLAEKLETKKSVISRMENHAEDVRLSTLEKIANVFGRQLKISML; translated from the coding sequence ATGAGTGATTTAGAAGAATATATTGCAGAAAGGAAAAAAAGAGATGTCGAATTTGCTGAAGACTTTGAAATAGGATATGAGCGGTTTAAAATAGGTGCTATTATCAAAGAGATGAGACTTGAACAGGGAATGACACAGGAACAGTTGGCAGAAAAATTGGAAACAAAAAAAAGTGTTATTTCTAGGATGGAGAATCATGCTGAAGATGTTCGACTCTCAACATTAGAGAAAATAGCAAATGTGTTTGGAAGACAGCTGAAAATTTCAATGTTATAG
- the lpdA gene encoding dihydrolipoyl dehydrogenase, with product MYDLIVLGGGPGGYVAAIKAGRAGLKTALIEKNRLGGTCLNKGCIPTKYLLHTAEVFGSFAENDLGLSGENLKYDIKAIYEKKNAVVDKLVGGIEKLIENAGVDFYNGEGKITSKSSVSVNGKELEFKNLIIATGSSVFAPPIAGIETAMTSDDILGKEPVDFKSVIIIGGGVIGIEFATVYANLGKEVTIVELEKTILPPFDRDIAMQQALVLKKRGVKIINGAMVTKIEKTGCTFTLKEKEESITADAVIVCIGRIAEIKDIGLDSAGIEYDKRGIITDACMKTNVEGIYAIGDAVKGNVMLAHNAENQGHLVVENLVNNTKHEKQDVIPSCVYSTPEIAGVGLSEKEAEAKGITVKIGKVPMGSNGKSVLSGLDVGFIKVLFNEEDRIVGCQMMCDSATDMIGAIGTLVTNKAKRENILKSMYPHPTVVEAFYEAVEDVEKSATHMIYKK from the coding sequence ATGTATGATTTAATCGTTTTGGGCGGAGGCCCGGGCGGCTATGTTGCGGCCATAAAAGCTGGAAGGGCAGGGCTAAAAACCGCTCTTATCGAAAAAAACAGGCTTGGAGGAACTTGTTTGAACAAGGGCTGTATTCCGACAAAATACCTTCTTCACACAGCCGAAGTTTTCGGAAGCTTTGCCGAAAACGATCTCGGTCTTTCAGGTGAAAACTTAAAATACGACATCAAGGCCATCTACGAGAAAAAAAATGCTGTTGTGGATAAACTTGTAGGCGGTATCGAAAAACTCATCGAAAACGCCGGCGTTGATTTTTATAACGGGGAAGGCAAAATCACTTCAAAATCTTCTGTAAGTGTAAATGGAAAAGAGCTTGAATTTAAAAACCTCATCATCGCAACAGGTTCTTCTGTTTTTGCTCCTCCGATAGCCGGAATAGAAACTGCTATGACATCTGACGATATTTTAGGAAAAGAGCCTGTCGATTTTAAGAGCGTTATCATCATAGGCGGCGGCGTTATAGGCATTGAGTTTGCCACAGTCTATGCAAATTTAGGTAAGGAAGTAACCATCGTCGAACTAGAAAAAACAATTCTTCCTCCCTTTGACAGGGATATTGCAATGCAGCAGGCCCTTGTTCTAAAAAAGAGAGGAGTAAAAATAATAAACGGAGCCATGGTAACCAAAATCGAAAAAACGGGCTGTACATTTACCCTTAAAGAAAAAGAAGAAAGCATTACAGCCGATGCCGTAATCGTTTGTATCGGACGCATTGCCGAAATAAAGGATATCGGTCTTGATTCTGCCGGAATCGAATACGATAAACGGGGCATAATTACCGATGCCTGCATGAAGACTAATGTCGAAGGTATTTACGCCATTGGGGATGCAGTAAAGGGGAACGTAATGCTTGCCCACAATGCCGAAAATCAGGGGCATCTGGTTGTCGAAAACCTTGTAAACAATACTAAACACGAAAAACAAGATGTTATTCCTTCCTGTGTATATTCCACACCGGAGATTGCAGGAGTCGGTCTTTCCGAAAAAGAAGCTGAAGCCAAGGGAATTACCGTAAAAATCGGAAAAGTTCCAATGGGTTCAAACGGAAAATCGGTGCTTTCAGGCTTGGATGTAGGCTTTATTAAGGTTCTGTTTAATGAAGAAGACAGGATTGTAGGCTGTCAGATGATGTGCGATTCGGCTACCGATATGATAGGTGCCATAGGAACTCTTGTAACAAACAAGGCTAAGAGGGAAAATATCTTAAAATCCATGTATCCTCATCCTACGGTAGTAGAAGCCTTTTATGAGGCTGTAGAAGATGTCGAAAAGTCGGCTACCCACATGATCTATAAAAAATAA
- a CDS encoding PH domain-containing protein: MKEQKSSFKMFFTIGLLLLIFIGAFVVIKTADASVEGGLLKVKGIYGVSIPISEIREVKKLETLPSLGVRRVNGIGLGPIKIGYFRYNELGSVKLCILKNEAPYILVITDEQKILIGLGKGKNEELYNKLKDNL; the protein is encoded by the coding sequence TTGAAAGAACAAAAAAGCAGTTTTAAAATGTTTTTTACAATAGGATTGCTGCTCTTAATTTTTATCGGAGCCTTTGTTGTTATAAAAACTGCAGATGCGTCTGTAGAAGGCGGATTATTAAAAGTTAAAGGAATTTATGGTGTCAGCATACCGATTTCCGAAATCAGAGAGGTCAAAAAACTCGAAACTCTGCCTTCTTTAGGAGTAAGAAGGGTAAACGGCATAGGTCTTGGACCGATTAAAATAGGCTATTTTAGATATAATGAATTAGGCTCTGTGAAACTATGTATACTAAAAAATGAAGCTCCCTATATATTGGTTATAACCGATGAGCAAAAAATTCTTATAGGCTTAGGCAAAGGAAAAAATGAAGAGCTTTATAATAAGCTAAAAGACAATTTGTAA